Proteins from a single region of Sesamum indicum cultivar Zhongzhi No. 13 linkage group LG5, S_indicum_v1.0, whole genome shotgun sequence:
- the LOC105162419 gene encoding ethylene-responsive transcription factor WRI1, with protein sequence MKKRCLSSSSSSSSSSSCIESPITENDQPKHPLHPNPPKRLRPKKILTTAADNSATSSKSRSSIYRGVTRHRWTGRYEAHLWDKTTWNSIQNKRGRQIYLGAYDNEEDAARTYDLAALKYWGPATILNFPVETYTKELEEMQKLSKEEYLASLRRRSSGFSRGVSKYRGVARHHHNGRWEARIGRVCGNKYLYLGTYSTQEEAAAAYDMAAIEFRGPNAVTNFDISNYTNKLKKALPEIQVIQEEAQVKEETTPELLNKVQTDEAHDHHEDANQDVQPSIPKTESIDAIDSQAIVVMDPTEDHEHPWDLCLDIGFNVLEIPDIPLEKASEVFDYKGFEDDIECIFDTPFGDNEFLPDAMSGNDGRKTEADSSVGQDLNGDNASPSPSSSSSLSTSTSVCSNM encoded by the exons atgaagaagagatgtctttcttcttcttcctcctcttcctcaTCTTCTTCCTGCATTGAGTCACCAATCACAGAAAATGACCAACCCAAACACCCCCTCCACCCCAACCCACCTAAACGTCTCAGACCCAAGAAAATTCTGACTACTGCTGCTGATAACTCCGCCACCTCCTCCAAATCACGAAGCTCCATTTACAGAGGCGTCACCAG GCATAGGTGGACCGGGAGGTATGAGGCTCACCTCTGGGACAAGACTACATGGAACAGCATTCAGAACAAGAGAGGAAGACAAA TCTATTTAG GAGCTTATGATAACGAGGAAGATGCTGCCCGGACCTACGATTTAGCAGCCCTTAAATATTGGGGCCCGGCCACTATACTCAATTTTCCG GTAGAGACGTACACCAAAGAGTTGGAAGAAATGCAGAAGCTGAGTAAGGAAGAGTATCTAGCTTCGCTGCGGCGGCGGAGCAGCGGCTTTTCTCGGGGAGTTTCAAAGTACCGCGGCGTTGCAAG GCACCATCATAACGGGCGGTGGGAGGCTCGGATTGGGCGTGTTTGTGGCAACAAGTATCTCTATCTCGGAACCTACA GCACCCAAGAggaagcagcagcagcataCGACATGGCAGCGATAGAATTCAGAGGTCCTAATGCAGTGACAAACTTCGACATCAGCAATTACACGAATAAGTTAAAGAAAGCCTTGCCGGAGATACAAGTAATACAAGAAGAGGCCCAAGTGAAGGAGGAAACGACTCCGGAACTCCTCAACAAGGTACAAACAGATGAAGCACATGATCATCATGAGGACGCAAACCAAGATGTTCAACCAAGTATCCCCAAGACAGAATCGATAGACGCCATCGACTCACAAGCCATAGTCGTCATGGACCCGACTGAGGACCACGAGCACCCTTGGGATCTCTGCTTAGATATTGGTTTCAATGTCCTCGAGATACCCGACATTCCACTGGAAAAGGCTTCGGAGGTATTCGATTACAAGGGCTTCGAGGATGACATTGAATGTATCTTTGATACACCTTTCGGTGATAATGAGTTCCTCCCGGATGCAATGTCGGGCAACGACGGACGCAAGACAGAGGCGGATAGTTCAGTGGGTCAGGACTTGAATGGGGACAACGCCTCGCCTTCTCCTTCTTCGTCATCATCGTTGTCGACAAGCACATCAGTTTGCAGCAACATGTAA
- the LOC105162420 gene encoding protein FAR1-RELATED SEQUENCE 3 isoform X1 → MDAEVIEVDMGRRQRNRASYTHCSEDGEENLTENSSVGGMSNEVDDRSEKPYVGMEFESEEAAKNLYDAYARRVGFSTHVGQYIRTKPDGPIVSWEFACSREVFKRKNVESCNAMLRIDRKDPDIWVVTKFVEDHNHSTVSPSKVHYLRPRRHFAGTTKSVPETADNQNDIMVSVDGNHVFYDPIPVVGDTSPIEINRTVRNASPAEKIPVVRNLSSFETNRATTNTIPLMPVQFIQPSSRRRTLGRDAQNLLTYFRKMQAENPGFYYAIQLDDENRLSNVFWADARSRIAYSHFGDAVVFDTMYRPNQFQVPFAPFTGVNNHGQMVLFGCALLLDESEASFAWVFKTWLSAMNDQPPVSITTDQDRAIKAAVHQVFPETRHCICKWHILREGQERLSHIYLAHPSFYGELYSCINFSETIEDFESSWSSVLDKYDLWKNEWLQAVYNARKQWAPVYFRDTFFAALSSNHGVSSFFDGYVNQQTTIPMFFKQYERALENSLENEIEADYDTMCTTPVLKTPSPMEQQAANLYTRKVFAKFQEELVETFVYTANKIDGDGTVSKFRVAKYEHDHKAYIVMLDVSGMNASCSCQMFEYSGVLCRHILTVFTVTNVLTIPSHYILKRWTRNARASLSDEQEIDMQCMESLTVRFNNLCREALKFAEVGAVAAETYNAAMDVLQEGARKISMVKKNVTKIKSPSSQGSGSFQDNGSKKASVSIPDTVPSLWPWQDAAQNRFNINDAGPPVADLNHPTMAPIAINRDGSLADNSVVLTCFKSMTWVIENKNSASKVAVINLKLHDYGKTPSGETEVQFRLTRVTLEPMLKSMAYISQQLSTPANRVAVINLKLQDTKTTSGEAEVKFQVSRDTLASMLRSMAYIREQL, encoded by the exons ATGGATGCTGAAGTGATTGAGGTAGACATGGGAAGAAGGCAAAGAAATCGGGCATCCTATACTCATTGTAGTGAGGATGGGGAAGAAAATTTAACCGAAAATTCTTCTGTGGGAGGAATGAGCAATGAAGTTGACGATAGGAGTGAGAAACCATATGTTGGTATGGAGTTTGAATCTGAAGAAGCtgccaagaatttgtatgatgCATATGCTAGACGAGTAGGTTTTAGCACTCATGTTGGTCAATATATTCGTACCAAGCCTGATGGTCCAATTGTTTCTTGGGAGTTTGCTTGTTCCAGAGAGGTTTTCAAACGAAAGAACGTCGAAAGCTGCAATGCCATGCTTCGCATAGATAGAAAGGATCCAGACATTTGGGTTGTAACAAAATTTGTTGAGGATCATAACCATTCGACTGTGAGTCCGAGCAAGGTGCATTACCTCCGACCTCGAAGGCATTTTGCTGGAACTACAAAGAGTGTGCCAGAGACAGCTGATAACCAAAATGATATTATGGTCTCTGTAGATGGAAACCATGTATTTTATGATCCTATTCCTGTTGTTGGTGACACATCTCCTATAGAAATAAATCGTACTGTAAGAAATGCATCTCCTGCAGAAAAAATTCCTGTTGTTAGGAATCTGTCTTCCTTTGAAACTAACCGTGCAACTACAAATACTATCCCATTGATGCCTGTGCAGTTTATTCAGCCTTCTAGCAGAAGAAGAACTCTCGGAAGAGATGCACAGAATCTCTTGACCTATTTTCGGAAGATGCAGGCTGAAAATCCTGGTTTCTATTATGCCATACAGCTTGATGATGAAAATCGATTGAGCAATGTTTTCTGGGCTGATGCAAGATCAAGGATAGCATATAGTCACTTTGGAGATGCAGTTGTTTTTGACACAATGTACAGACCCAATCAGTTTCAGGTGCCGTTTGCTCCCTTTACTGGAGTGAACAATCATGGACAAATGGTTCTATTTGGATGTGCGCTACTTTTGGATGAGTCAGAAGCTTCCTTTGCGTGGGTCTTCAAAACTTGGCTCTCTGCTATGAATGATCAGCCCCCTGTTTCCATTACAACTGACCAAGATAGGGCCATTAAGGCAGCAGTCCATCAGGTATTCCCAGAAACTCGCCACTGCATTTGCAAATGGCACATCTTAAGAGAAGGCCAAGAAAGGTTGTCACATATATATCTTGCTCATCCATCTTTTTATGGTGAGCTTTATAGTTGCATCAACTTTTCTGAGACAATTGAGGATTTTGAATCATCATGGAGTTCTGTTCTGGATAAATATGATCTGTGGAAAAATGAGTGGCTTCAAGCTGTATATAATGCCAGGAAGCAGTGGGCTCCTGTTTATTTTCGTGACACATTTTTCGCTGCACTTTCATCAAACCATGGAGTAAGCTCCTTCTTTGATGGCTACGTGAACCAGCAGACGACCATTCCCATGTTCTTTAAGCAGTATGAAAGGGCTTTGGAAAATTCATTGGAAAATGAAATAGAGGCAGATTATGATACAATGTGTACCACACCTGTACTGAAGACACCATCACCAATGGAACAACAGGCAGCTAATCTCTATACAAGAAAGGTTTTTGCGAAGTTTCAAGAAGAACTGGTTGAAACTTTTGTATACACTGCCAATAAAATCGATGGTGATGGTACAGTTAGTAAATTTAGGGTTGCAAAATATGAACATGATCATAAGGCATACATTGTCATGTTAGATGTTTCCGGGATGAATGCAAGTTGCAGCTGTCAGATGTTTGAGTACTCGGGGGTTCTCTGTAGACACATTTTAACTGTCTTTACTGTAACAAATGTTCTTACCATCCCATCACATTACATACTAAAGAGATGGACACGTAATGCAAGGGCTAGCCTGTCAGATGAGCAAGAAATAGATATGCAATGTATGGAGTCTCTGACGGTGCGTTTCAATAATCTTTGTCGGGAAGCACTAAAGTTTGCGGAGGTTGGTGCGGTTGCTGCGGAGACATACAATGCAGCTATGGATGTTCTGCAAGAGGGTGCAAGGAAGATTTCGATGGTGAAGAAAAAtgtaactaaaattaaatctcCTAGCTCTCAGGGAAGTGGAAGTTTCCAGGATAACGGTAGCAAGAAAGCCTCTGTGTCAATACCTGATACGGTTCCATCATTATGGCCTTGGCAGGATGCTGCACAAAATCGTTTTAACATCAATGATGCTGGACCTCCAGTTGCTGATTTGAATCATCCAACTATGGCCCCCATAGCTATAAACCGTGATGGTTCACTTGCTGATAATTCG GTGGTTCTCACTTGTTTTAAATCCATGACATGGGTTATAGAGAATAAGAATTCAGCGAGTAAAGTGGCAGTTATTAATTTGAAG CTCCATGATTATGGCAAGACTCCGTCAGGAGAAACAGAGGTGCAGTTTAGACTTACAAGAGTGACGCTGGAGCCAATGTTGAAATCCATGGCGTACATAAGTCAGCAGCTCTCAACACCAGCTAACAGGGTTGCTGTTATTAATCTAAAG CTCCAGGACACTAAGACAACAAGTGGAGAAGCAGAGGTGAAATTTCAGGTGTCAAGAGATACTTTAGCTTCAATGTTAAGGTCAATGGCTTATATTAGGGAGCAACTCTGA
- the LOC105162420 gene encoding protein FAR1-RELATED SEQUENCE 3 isoform X2, whose amino-acid sequence MDAEVIEVDMGRRQRNRASYTHCSEDGEENLTENSSVGGMSNEVDDRSEKPYVGMEFESEEAAKNLYDAYARRVGFSTHVGQYIRTKPDGPIVSWEFACSREVFKRKNVESCNAMLRIDRKDPDIWVVTKFVEDHNHSTVSPSKVHYLRPRRHFAGTTKSVPETADNQNDIMVSVDGNHVFYDPIPVVGDTSPIEINRTVRNASPAEKIPVVRNLSSFETNRATTNTIPLMPVQFIQPSSRRRTLGRDAQNLLTYFRKMQAENPGFYYAIQLDDENRLSNVFWADARSRIAYSHFGDAVVFDTMYRPNQFQVPFAPFTGVNNHGQMVLFGCALLLDESEASFAWVFKTWLSAMNDQPPVSITTDQDRAIKAAVHQVFPETRHCICKWHILREGQERLSHIYLAHPSFYGELYSCINFSETIEDFESSWSSVLDKYDLWKNEWLQAVYNARKQWAPVYFRDTFFAALSSNHGVSSFFDGYVNQQTTIPMFFKQYERALENSLENEIEADYDTMCTTPVLKTPSPMEQQAANLYTRKVFAKFQEELVETFVYTANKIDGDGTVSKFRVAKYEHDHKAYIVMLDVSGMNASCSCQMFEYSGVLCRHILTVFTVTNVLTIPSHYILKRWTRNARASLSDEQEIDMQCMESLTVRFNNLCREALKFAEVGAVAAETYNAAMDVLQEGARKISMVKKNVTKIKSPSSQGSGSFQDNGSKKASVSIPDTVPSLWPWQDAAQNRFNINDAGPPVADLNHPTMAPIAINRDGSLADNSVVLTCFKSMTWVIENKNSASKVAVINLKAAP is encoded by the exons ATGGATGCTGAAGTGATTGAGGTAGACATGGGAAGAAGGCAAAGAAATCGGGCATCCTATACTCATTGTAGTGAGGATGGGGAAGAAAATTTAACCGAAAATTCTTCTGTGGGAGGAATGAGCAATGAAGTTGACGATAGGAGTGAGAAACCATATGTTGGTATGGAGTTTGAATCTGAAGAAGCtgccaagaatttgtatgatgCATATGCTAGACGAGTAGGTTTTAGCACTCATGTTGGTCAATATATTCGTACCAAGCCTGATGGTCCAATTGTTTCTTGGGAGTTTGCTTGTTCCAGAGAGGTTTTCAAACGAAAGAACGTCGAAAGCTGCAATGCCATGCTTCGCATAGATAGAAAGGATCCAGACATTTGGGTTGTAACAAAATTTGTTGAGGATCATAACCATTCGACTGTGAGTCCGAGCAAGGTGCATTACCTCCGACCTCGAAGGCATTTTGCTGGAACTACAAAGAGTGTGCCAGAGACAGCTGATAACCAAAATGATATTATGGTCTCTGTAGATGGAAACCATGTATTTTATGATCCTATTCCTGTTGTTGGTGACACATCTCCTATAGAAATAAATCGTACTGTAAGAAATGCATCTCCTGCAGAAAAAATTCCTGTTGTTAGGAATCTGTCTTCCTTTGAAACTAACCGTGCAACTACAAATACTATCCCATTGATGCCTGTGCAGTTTATTCAGCCTTCTAGCAGAAGAAGAACTCTCGGAAGAGATGCACAGAATCTCTTGACCTATTTTCGGAAGATGCAGGCTGAAAATCCTGGTTTCTATTATGCCATACAGCTTGATGATGAAAATCGATTGAGCAATGTTTTCTGGGCTGATGCAAGATCAAGGATAGCATATAGTCACTTTGGAGATGCAGTTGTTTTTGACACAATGTACAGACCCAATCAGTTTCAGGTGCCGTTTGCTCCCTTTACTGGAGTGAACAATCATGGACAAATGGTTCTATTTGGATGTGCGCTACTTTTGGATGAGTCAGAAGCTTCCTTTGCGTGGGTCTTCAAAACTTGGCTCTCTGCTATGAATGATCAGCCCCCTGTTTCCATTACAACTGACCAAGATAGGGCCATTAAGGCAGCAGTCCATCAGGTATTCCCAGAAACTCGCCACTGCATTTGCAAATGGCACATCTTAAGAGAAGGCCAAGAAAGGTTGTCACATATATATCTTGCTCATCCATCTTTTTATGGTGAGCTTTATAGTTGCATCAACTTTTCTGAGACAATTGAGGATTTTGAATCATCATGGAGTTCTGTTCTGGATAAATATGATCTGTGGAAAAATGAGTGGCTTCAAGCTGTATATAATGCCAGGAAGCAGTGGGCTCCTGTTTATTTTCGTGACACATTTTTCGCTGCACTTTCATCAAACCATGGAGTAAGCTCCTTCTTTGATGGCTACGTGAACCAGCAGACGACCATTCCCATGTTCTTTAAGCAGTATGAAAGGGCTTTGGAAAATTCATTGGAAAATGAAATAGAGGCAGATTATGATACAATGTGTACCACACCTGTACTGAAGACACCATCACCAATGGAACAACAGGCAGCTAATCTCTATACAAGAAAGGTTTTTGCGAAGTTTCAAGAAGAACTGGTTGAAACTTTTGTATACACTGCCAATAAAATCGATGGTGATGGTACAGTTAGTAAATTTAGGGTTGCAAAATATGAACATGATCATAAGGCATACATTGTCATGTTAGATGTTTCCGGGATGAATGCAAGTTGCAGCTGTCAGATGTTTGAGTACTCGGGGGTTCTCTGTAGACACATTTTAACTGTCTTTACTGTAACAAATGTTCTTACCATCCCATCACATTACATACTAAAGAGATGGACACGTAATGCAAGGGCTAGCCTGTCAGATGAGCAAGAAATAGATATGCAATGTATGGAGTCTCTGACGGTGCGTTTCAATAATCTTTGTCGGGAAGCACTAAAGTTTGCGGAGGTTGGTGCGGTTGCTGCGGAGACATACAATGCAGCTATGGATGTTCTGCAAGAGGGTGCAAGGAAGATTTCGATGGTGAAGAAAAAtgtaactaaaattaaatctcCTAGCTCTCAGGGAAGTGGAAGTTTCCAGGATAACGGTAGCAAGAAAGCCTCTGTGTCAATACCTGATACGGTTCCATCATTATGGCCTTGGCAGGATGCTGCACAAAATCGTTTTAACATCAATGATGCTGGACCTCCAGTTGCTGATTTGAATCATCCAACTATGGCCCCCATAGCTATAAACCGTGATGGTTCACTTGCTGATAATTCG GTGGTTCTCACTTGTTTTAAATCCATGACATGGGTTATAGAGAATAAGAATTCAGCGAGTAAAGTGGCAGTTATTAATTTGAAG GCAGCTCCATGA
- the LOC105162422 gene encoding multisubstrate pseudouridine synthase 7 isoform X2, with protein MLTRQLTLSLKRINRIELKPYANLFASVKPFSCRSEGNMTSVEESDVGIVCYISHLPGFRGILKQRYSDFIVNEVDLDGNVVHLTSLEAPSEIAEEKKDSLVDLLDKDYSPTIESFRALAGESDAEKLKDFINQIASGVNNHDEFILLSPCSDKSHRAAVHNFFKERLKLFVTDTIDGPDSVSKSVRVRLNSGSHSGSRRNSKKRKERGDKPYDSRGSDNWPENIGKFLRFHLYKENKDTQEALGLLGKMLGIQPRSFGFAGTKDKRSVSTQRVTVFKQRASRLAALNEKLIGIKVGNFCHVNDGLVLGQLQGNRFTITLRSVSAETEDIVKASATALGENGFINYFGLQRFGSSSIPTHLIGAALLRGEWKAAVSLILDPREGEKDVTRKIREYFKESGDVEGTLRQLPRHLVAERAILHCFRKCPGNYLQALLAIPRTLRMMFVHSYQSYLWNHAASMRVQKYGFHQVVLGDLVYCKEQEAEKELPSSHLECKDGSGCDTDVNYHLDDISLTDLSELRNTSVKVITEEDIVAGKYTIYDIILPLPGSRIIYPMNDIGEVYHELAKKDDISLIDSLHNTKEFSLTNMTGAYRQVFQKPKDFQWELLNYTDGNKPLAETDWDIISKSCAASFGRDSDEKEQIKLQTGCRSEANKFKNEVVLSPDTRETKSDREEDIQIDEPIGASKTPESQMALKLSFTLPASSYATMAIRELLKTSTSVAFHKALN; from the exons ATGTTGACAAGGCAATTGACGCTCTCACTGAAAAGGATTAACCGAATCGAACTAAAACCCTATGCCAACCTCTTCGCCTCTGTAAAACCCTTCTCGTGCCGTTCGGAGGGAAACATGACTTCCGTTGAAGAATCCGATGTTGGGATTGTCTGCTACATTTCTCATCTCCCAGGCTTCCGTGGTATTCTCAAGCAGAG aTATTCGGattttattgtaaatgaaGTGGATTTGGATGGAAATGTTGTCCATTTAACCTCGCTGGAGGCTCCATCAGAG ATTgcagaggaaaaaaaagacaGCCTAGTTGATCTACTGGATAAGGATTACTCCCCTACCATAGAATCTTTTAGAGCTCTTGCTGGTGAATCTGATGCGGAGAAGTTGAAAGATTTCATAAATCAAATTGCTTCAGGAGTTAACAACCATGACGAGTTTATTCTTCTTTCTCCGTGCTCTGATAAGTCCCATCGAGCG GCTGTTCATAACTTCTTCAAGGAGAGACTGAAACTCTTTGTCACTGACACAATTGATGGGCCAGATTCCGTATCAAAGTCGGTTCGCGTGCGATTGAATTCAGGAAGTCATAGTGGTAGCAGAAGGAactccaagaaaagaaaagaacgaGGTGATAAACCATATGATTCTAGGGGCTCAGATAATTGGCCAGAAAACATTGGCAAGTTTCTCAG GTTTCATCTTTACAAAGAGAACAAAGATACACAAGAGGCTCTTGGGCTCCTTGGGAAGATGCTTGGCATTCAG CCAAGGTCCTTTGGGTTTGCTGGCACAAAAGATAAACGCTCTGTATCCACTCAAAGG GTTACCGTTTTTAAGCAGCGGGCAAGTAGATTAGCAGCacttaatgaaaaattaattggtaTTAAAGTCGGAAACTTCTG ccATGTGAACGACGGACTTGTTCTTGGCCAACTCCAAGGAAACCGATTCACAATCACATTAAG AAGTGTTAGTGCTGAAACTGAAGATATTGTTAAAGCATCTGCAACTGCCTTAGGGGAGAATGGATTTATCAACTATTTTGGTTTACAG CGGTTCGGAAGCAGTTCTATACCAACTCATCTCATAGGAGCTGCATTACTGCGTGGAGAATGGAAAGCTGCTGTCAGCTTGATTCTCGACCCAAGAGAAGGGG AGAAGGATGTCACAAGAAAGATAAGGGAATACTTCAAGGAGAGTGGTGATGTTGAAGGGACTCTAAGACAGTTACCACGCCATCTAGTTGCAGAACGTGCTATT cTGCATTGTTTCCGGAAATGTCCTGGAAATTACTTACAAGCTTTGCTGGCTATACCTCGGACATTGAGAATGAT GTTTGTGCATAGTTACCAGAGCTATTTATGGAACCATGCCGCAAGTATGAGAGTGCAAAAATATG gGTTTCACCAGGTTGTGTTGGGTGATTTGGTGTACTGCAAAGAACAGGAGGCTGAGAAAGAACTGCCATCTTCTCATTTGGAATGCAAAGATGGCAGCGGGTGTGATACAGATGTCAATTACCATTTGGATGACATATCTCTCACTGATCTTTCAGAATTAAGAAATACATCTGTGAAG GTGATCACCGAGGAGGATATAGTTGCTGGAAAATACACAATCTATGATATCATCCTTCCTTTACCTGG GTCGAGGATAATCTATCCAATGAATGATATCGGGGAAGTCTATCATGAATTAGCAAAAAAG GATGATATCAGCTTGATAGACAGTCTGCATAACACCAA AGAATTTTCATTAACCAACATGACTGGAGCATACAGGCAGGTGTTTCAAAAGCCCAAGGATTTCCAGTG GGAATTGCTCAACTACACGGATGGAAATAAACCACTGGCAGAGACAGATTGGGACATTATTTCCAAGTCATGTGCAGCTAGTTTTGGTAGAGACTCAGATGAGAAGGAACAGATCAAGCTCCAAACTGGCTGTAGGTCGGAGGCAAATAAGTTCAAGAATGAGGTTGTGCTGTCCCCAGACACTAGAGAAACTAAAAGTGATAGAGAAGAAGATATACAAATAGACGAACCTATAGGTGCCTCTAAGACACCAGAAAGCCAGATGGCTCTCAAGTTGAGCTTTACCCTCCCAGCTTCTTCTTATGCAACTATGGCCATAAGGGAGCTGCTAAAGACATCAACCTCT GTTGCCTTCCACAAGGCATTGAACTGA
- the LOC105162422 gene encoding multisubstrate pseudouridine synthase 7 isoform X1 encodes MLTRQLTLSLKRINRIELKPYANLFASVKPFSCRSEGNMTSVEESDVGIVCYISHLPGFRGILKQRYSDFIVNEVDLDGNVVHLTSLEAPSEIAEEKKDSLVDLLDKDYSPTIESFRALAGESDAEKLKDFINQIASGVNNHDEFILLSPCSDKSHRAAVHNFFKERLKLFVTDTIDGPDSVSKSVRVRLNSGSHSGSRRNSKKRKERGDKPYDSRGSDNWPENIGKFLRFHLYKENKDTQEALGLLGKMLGIQPRSFGFAGTKDKRSVSTQRVTVFKQRASRLAALNEKLIGIKVGNFCHVNDGLVLGQLQGNRFTITLRSVSAETEDIVKASATALGENGFINYFGLQRFGSSSIPTHLIGAALLRGEWKAAVSLILDPREGEKDVTRKIREYFKESGDVEGTLRQLPRHLVAERAILHCFRKCPGNYLQALLAIPRTLRMMFVHSYQSYLWNHAASMRVQKYGFHQVVLGDLVYCKEQEAEKELPSSHLECKDGSGCDTDVNYHLDDISLTDLSELRNTSVKVITEEDIVAGKYTIYDIILPLPGSRIIYPMNDIGEVYHELAKKDDISLIDSLHNTKEFSLTNMTGAYRQVFQKPKDFQWELLNYTDGNKPLAETDWDIISKSCAASFGRDSDEKEQIKLQTGCRSEANKFKNEVVLSPDTRETKSDREEDIQIDEPIGASKTPESQMALKLSFTLPASSYATMAIRELLKTSTSKVDLRGVIVSRLFISEGM; translated from the exons ATGTTGACAAGGCAATTGACGCTCTCACTGAAAAGGATTAACCGAATCGAACTAAAACCCTATGCCAACCTCTTCGCCTCTGTAAAACCCTTCTCGTGCCGTTCGGAGGGAAACATGACTTCCGTTGAAGAATCCGATGTTGGGATTGTCTGCTACATTTCTCATCTCCCAGGCTTCCGTGGTATTCTCAAGCAGAG aTATTCGGattttattgtaaatgaaGTGGATTTGGATGGAAATGTTGTCCATTTAACCTCGCTGGAGGCTCCATCAGAG ATTgcagaggaaaaaaaagacaGCCTAGTTGATCTACTGGATAAGGATTACTCCCCTACCATAGAATCTTTTAGAGCTCTTGCTGGTGAATCTGATGCGGAGAAGTTGAAAGATTTCATAAATCAAATTGCTTCAGGAGTTAACAACCATGACGAGTTTATTCTTCTTTCTCCGTGCTCTGATAAGTCCCATCGAGCG GCTGTTCATAACTTCTTCAAGGAGAGACTGAAACTCTTTGTCACTGACACAATTGATGGGCCAGATTCCGTATCAAAGTCGGTTCGCGTGCGATTGAATTCAGGAAGTCATAGTGGTAGCAGAAGGAactccaagaaaagaaaagaacgaGGTGATAAACCATATGATTCTAGGGGCTCAGATAATTGGCCAGAAAACATTGGCAAGTTTCTCAG GTTTCATCTTTACAAAGAGAACAAAGATACACAAGAGGCTCTTGGGCTCCTTGGGAAGATGCTTGGCATTCAG CCAAGGTCCTTTGGGTTTGCTGGCACAAAAGATAAACGCTCTGTATCCACTCAAAGG GTTACCGTTTTTAAGCAGCGGGCAAGTAGATTAGCAGCacttaatgaaaaattaattggtaTTAAAGTCGGAAACTTCTG ccATGTGAACGACGGACTTGTTCTTGGCCAACTCCAAGGAAACCGATTCACAATCACATTAAG AAGTGTTAGTGCTGAAACTGAAGATATTGTTAAAGCATCTGCAACTGCCTTAGGGGAGAATGGATTTATCAACTATTTTGGTTTACAG CGGTTCGGAAGCAGTTCTATACCAACTCATCTCATAGGAGCTGCATTACTGCGTGGAGAATGGAAAGCTGCTGTCAGCTTGATTCTCGACCCAAGAGAAGGGG AGAAGGATGTCACAAGAAAGATAAGGGAATACTTCAAGGAGAGTGGTGATGTTGAAGGGACTCTAAGACAGTTACCACGCCATCTAGTTGCAGAACGTGCTATT cTGCATTGTTTCCGGAAATGTCCTGGAAATTACTTACAAGCTTTGCTGGCTATACCTCGGACATTGAGAATGAT GTTTGTGCATAGTTACCAGAGCTATTTATGGAACCATGCCGCAAGTATGAGAGTGCAAAAATATG gGTTTCACCAGGTTGTGTTGGGTGATTTGGTGTACTGCAAAGAACAGGAGGCTGAGAAAGAACTGCCATCTTCTCATTTGGAATGCAAAGATGGCAGCGGGTGTGATACAGATGTCAATTACCATTTGGATGACATATCTCTCACTGATCTTTCAGAATTAAGAAATACATCTGTGAAG GTGATCACCGAGGAGGATATAGTTGCTGGAAAATACACAATCTATGATATCATCCTTCCTTTACCTGG GTCGAGGATAATCTATCCAATGAATGATATCGGGGAAGTCTATCATGAATTAGCAAAAAAG GATGATATCAGCTTGATAGACAGTCTGCATAACACCAA AGAATTTTCATTAACCAACATGACTGGAGCATACAGGCAGGTGTTTCAAAAGCCCAAGGATTTCCAGTG GGAATTGCTCAACTACACGGATGGAAATAAACCACTGGCAGAGACAGATTGGGACATTATTTCCAAGTCATGTGCAGCTAGTTTTGGTAGAGACTCAGATGAGAAGGAACAGATCAAGCTCCAAACTGGCTGTAGGTCGGAGGCAAATAAGTTCAAGAATGAGGTTGTGCTGTCCCCAGACACTAGAGAAACTAAAAGTGATAGAGAAGAAGATATACAAATAGACGAACCTATAGGTGCCTCTAAGACACCAGAAAGCCAGATGGCTCTCAAGTTGAGCTTTACCCTCCCAGCTTCTTCTTATGCAACTATGGCCATAAGGGAGCTGCTAAAGACATCAACCTCT AAAGTGGATCTCAGGGGTGTGATTGTAAGcagattatttatttcagaagggatgtaa